The genomic window ATCCTGGACGGGTGGGGGACTCTCCGATCCCCGGAGCTGGCTTTTATGCGGACAGCCGATATGGCGCGGCGGCTTGTACGCATACCGGCGAAATGACCATGCGCTGTGGCACAGCCCGCACTGTGGTACTGGCCATGAAACTGGGTATCTCGCTGGATGATGCGTTGCGGCTGGCAATCTCAGAACTGCAGGAGCTGGAGAGCGGCTATATTGGCGGTGTGGTGATCCATGCCATTGATGCTGCGAGCAAACACCGTGTGGTCAATGTGGGCTGTGATGAGGAGATCGTCTATTGGGTCTGGACACCTGAGCTGGGCCAACCAGAAAAGCGCAAAGCCATCCTTGCAGAAGACCTGCTCGCCGGGCACGTGGAGGCGCTGTCATGAAACTGGAAGTCTGTGTCGACAGCATTGCTGGGCTGAACGCCGCTGTTGCCGGTGGCGCTGACAGGATTGAGCTGTGCTCCTGCCTCGCCATGGGAGGGCTCACACCCTCCGTCGGCCTGATGGAACTGGCTGCCCAAGCACCTATCCCGGTCTACGCCATGATCCGCCCGCGCGGTGGTAACTTCATCTTTTCCCCGCAGGAGGTGGACCAGATGAAGCGGGAAATCGATGCTGTTCGTAATACCAATTTGGCCGGCGTCGTCCTCGGCGCAAACCAACATAGCAACGCACTTGATGCTAACCTATTGGAAAACCTTATAGATCACTCAGCAGGGCTTGGGTTGACCCTCCATCGGGTTATTGATCTGGCCCCTGATTTGGTGGAAGCGACAGAAACCGCGGTGGACCTTGGCTTCGAACGAATCCTCAGCTCCGGCGGTGCTCACAAAGCATTTGATGGCATTGAGAATTTAGCAGCGATGCATCACGCAGCCGCCGGACGCCTTTCCGTGATGCCGGGCTCAGGTATCAACGCACAAACAGCCTCGGACATCCTGCAAGCAGCTGACTTTACTGAGATTCATGCTGGATGCGGTTCAACTTATCCGCAGGATCAGACACTGCTGGATTTTGGCTTTGAAGCGATCGGCGAAAAGAAGACCGATGAAAATCAGGTTAGACTGCTAAAGACTATACTTCTTGATTTATCTCAAACTATATTAGACCACTAGCTGATTGCACTAGAAAACCAATAATTATACTGTCGGACCAATTTTGAATTTCAATGAATTACTTTACCCGAGAAAATGCAAAACCTAAGCGATACAGAACGGAAGATCCTTTCTCTTTTGCAGGAGAACGCGCGGCAGTCTCTCACAGAGATCGCCCAGAAGATCGGCACGTCCAGAACCAACGTCAAAACAAAGATCGATCGGCTGTATGATGCTGGTATCATTAAGAGATTTACGGTTGACCTTGAAGATGCGGACGCCAGAAACACCGGCACGTTGAAGAGTTTCTTCCATGTTCATCTGACGGAACCTGCCTGCGAAACCTTGTTCGATCACGTCAAAAAATGGGAGGAAGTGAAGGGGTGCTGGACAGTTTCCTCTCCAACCACCGATAT from Microbulbifer sp. MKSA007 includes these protein-coding regions:
- a CDS encoding copper homeostasis protein CutC, whose protein sequence is MKLEVCVDSIAGLNAAVAGGADRIELCSCLAMGGLTPSVGLMELAAQAPIPVYAMIRPRGGNFIFSPQEVDQMKREIDAVRNTNLAGVVLGANQHSNALDANLLENLIDHSAGLGLTLHRVIDLAPDLVEATETAVDLGFERILSSGGAHKAFDGIENLAAMHHAAAGRLSVMPGSGINAQTASDILQAADFTEIHAGCGSTYPQDQTLLDFGFEAIGEKKTDENQVRLLKTILLDLSQTILDH
- a CDS encoding Lrp/AsnC family transcriptional regulator — translated: MQNLSDTERKILSLLQENARQSLTEIAQKIGTSRTNVKTKIDRLYDAGIIKRFTVDLEDADARNTGTLKSFFHVHLTEPACETLFDHVKKWEEVKGCWTVSSPTTDMIVMVEAISQEALESARFRISKLPYVDSMHTTFVLREWQHKL